In Marinobacterium sp. LSUCC0821, the DNA window CTCTTCGGCCGTCCATGGCCTTAGCCTGAAAAGCTCTTAACCGAAAAAAAGCACCGTGCTCGTTCTCAGTCGGACGGGGAACAGGGGTGCCTAATTCGAATCTCGTGCCAGCCGTCCACGTCCGATCGAGAGTAGGAGCTAGCCTGAAAGGCGAAGCGAAGCTTTTAATATTTCGCTTCGCCCTGTGGGCTAGCTCCTACAAAAATCATTGAACGGAGCGTGCCGCAGGCCGAGTGAGCGTGGTCAATTTTTATAACCATGGATGGTTGGTATACCGAAAATGCAGGACGCAATTTTCGGTGAGGGTACTTTTTGCTGACCAAAAAGTACCCATGGCCAGCCTTTAGGCTGGGTATTCGCCTTTGATCTTAAAAAAGCACCAAAGGCGAAACCATTATTCAAAATTAAGCTCTAGCCTGCTTCAACGTATCCGCAATCAAGAACGCTAGTTCAAGTGATTGGTCGGCGTTGAGGCGTGGGTCACACTGGGTGATGTAGCGATCGGCAAGGGCTGATTCTGTGATCTGGTAAGCACCGCCGACACACTCGGTCACATGGTTACCGGTCATCTCGAAGTGGACACCGCCTGCGTAGCACCCTTCTGAACCCAGAATCTGGAAGAAGGATTTGATCTCGCTTAGGATGGAATCAACCGAACGGGTCTTGTAGCCGTTGCTCGCTTTGATGGTATTACCGTGCATTGGGTCTGAACTCCAAACCACATTGGCACCCAACTCTTTAACTGAGCGCGCAAGCTGCGGTAGATGATCACCAATTTTCTCGGCACCCATACGTGCAATCAGGTTTATGCGTCCTGCTTCGTTTTCTGGATTTAGGATATCTAAAAGGCGTTTTAGATCCTCAACCTGGGTCGTAGGCCCCACTTTAATGCCGATAGGGTTAGCAACACCACGCAAGAACTCCACATGAGCATGATCTGGCTGACGTGTACGATCGCCGATCCATAGCATATGCGCAGAACAGTCGTACCAGCCGCCAGTTAAACTATCCTGGCGCGTTAGCGCTTGTTCGTAAGGTAATAGCAGTGACTCGTGCGATGTGTAGAGTGTCGTCTCAGTCAGCTGTGGGGTATTGCTTGAGTTCAATCCACAGGCCGCCATAAATGCGAGCGCCTGATCAATCTGTGCAGCCAGTGCTTCATACTTCTCATGCGCTGGAGACTGCGATACGAACCCCTGGTTCCACTTGTGAACCTGATGCAGATCTGCAAAACCACCGCGAGAGAAGGCACGCAACAGGTTAAGCGTTGATGCCGACTGATGGTAAGCCGAGAGCATGCGCTGCGGATCAGGAATACGTGCCTCTGCTGTAAAATCAGGGCTATTCACATTATCGCCACGGTAGCTTGGTAGTTCGATACCATCGATCACTTCAGTATCACTTGAGCGTGGCTTAGCGAACTGACCTGCGATTCGCCCTACTTTAACAACAGGACAACCGCCAGAAAATGCGAGTACCACCGCCATCTGCATTAGCAGCTTAAAAGTATCTTTAATCTTATCCGCGCTAAACTCGCTAAAGCTCTCTGCACAGTCACCACCCTGCAAAAGAAACGCTTCACCACGACTCACACGCGCCAGATCAGATTTAAGAGAGCGGATCTCACCGGCAAACACCAATGGTGGCTGCGCTTTGAGCTGCTGTTCAACCGATGCTAGGGCATCAGAATCTGGGTAGGTTGGTAGCTGCTTAACCGGCAGTTGACGCCAGCTGGCAGGGCTCCATGAAGTCATGATTTACATCCTTATATTGTGGTGATTTAAACATTTAGATCCACGCTAGGACCTGCAAGATATACAAACCGAGCGTAATCGTAAACATTGAAGCAAAAGTCGTTAGTACAATGACGTTAGCGGCAAGCTCTGCATCATCGCCTGAAATCTTCGCCATCACATAACTGGCGGCTGCAGTTGGCGCTGCTAGAAATAGGAACAACACACCCAGCTCCATTCCACTGATGCCGATATACCAACCAATTGCAGTGAAAAGCATAGGCACCCACACCAACTTAGTCAGGGTCGCATGCACGGCTAATACGCCAGTTGTTTGAAAGGCTTTAAACGAGAGTGTGGCACCAATACATAAAAGCGCCAGCGGAAGAGTCATCGAGCCAAACAACTCGCCAGAGTGAATCAGCCATTTAGGCAACTGCAGCCCACTTAATGAGAGCACAACCCCGATCATCACACCGACGATCATCGGATTAAGCACCACCTCTTTAGCCACCTTCATTGGGGTTGGGCGATAACGGGTACTCAATACGGAGAAAACAACCACAGCGATAGCGTTGTTCACTACACCTGAGATACCTGCCATAAGGCCCGCCATCTGCAGCGCCTGATCACCATAAAAGCTCAGCGTTAGCGCCAGAGCAATAATCCCTTGGTTGCCACGAAAAGCAGCCTGAATGAATACCGCACGCTGATCGGAACGAATCCAACGCGCCGCGATAACCCAGCAGATCACCGTTGTTAAGAGAGTGGCGAGAATATAGAAACCGAATAGTTTCGACTCAAGCAGAGCCGGCACATTGGCTTTAAGCACCGCCATCCCCAATAAGGTTGGCAGGGTCGCTTTATAGACAAGCAGCGATGCACCCGAAATAAACTCATCACTGAGCAGGTGTAAGCGCTTTAAAACAAGGCCAATAATAACAAGTGAGAAGATGGGCGCAGTCACAGCGAAGATCTGCGCCAAGAGCTCTAGGTGGTCCATTTAGAGTCCAATAGGAATAACAATTGAGGTTATTATCCCTTATTGACTCTAAGCTTGTAACACCTAATCAGCTAATTTATCTAACAACTCTGCAGCTAATTCAGCTGGGTTAATCGGTTTCGATAGGAACCCATTCATGCCGGCATTTAAGGCATTTTCGCGATCGGATTCAAAAGCAGCCGCGGTTAACGCAATAATTGGTAGCGCCTTAGCCTCATCCCCAGCAACACCTGCGCGGATAGCTTTAGCGACCGCTAAACCATCCATCTCCGGCATATGAATATCTAGCAGAATAAGATCTGGCAAAGACTCTTTAATCGCCAAAATTGTAGCCTGGCCGCCATCTGCAGTCGTGACTTGCATTCCCATCTTATTGAGCAGTCCTTGCGCAACCATACGGTTGGTTGGACTGTCATCGACCACCAACAGTCGCTTACCTGCCACAACTTTGACCTTTTCAAATGGATTCAGCGCTTCGACTTCCGTTTGAAGCTGATCGGCAGCAGCCAACTCAACGGGTATCTCAAGGGTAAAACAGCTTCCTTTACCCTCTTCACTTGTCACGGCTATCGCACCCTGCATCAATTCAGCGAGCTGCTTGGAGATACTTAAACCTAAGCCGGAACCACCAAAACGGCGACTAATTGAGTCATCGGCCTGGGTAAAGCGTTCGAACAGTGTTTTAATCTGATCCGCGCTCATACCGATACCTGTATCTTCAACAGCGATCCGCCATCTCGGATTTGCACCCTCAGCATCTACAAGTTCAGAACGGATGGTTACGCGCCCCTGTTCTGTAAATTTAATTGCATTACCAACAAGGTTAGACAATATCTGTTTGATACGGTGGTTATCACCGAGTAGGTTAGATGTTGCTAATTGACTCTGAATCTCTAGCTCCACACCCTTTTGCTGCGCAACCGGCTTAAACAAGGCCGAAACTTCCTCAAGCATCGATTTGGGCGAAAAACTGCGTTTTTCCAACATAATTCCGCCCTGCTCTAGTCTCGATATATCCAAAATATCATCCACGATGTTGCGCAGCGCATTGGCAGAGGATTCAATCAAATTGAGTCGAGACTTGAGTTGCGTATCAGCACACTCCTCTTTAGCCAACACCAACATGCCCAACACACCATTGAGCGGCGTACGTATCTCATGACTCATGGTGGCTAAAAATCGCCCTTTCGACTCTGCGGATTGTTCAGCCAATTGCACAGTTCTTTCAAGCTGGCGACTCTGCAACTCAAGCTCTTCAGAGCGAGCCATTAGGGAGGCAATTGAAAATGCGACTAAAAGTATGAGTAGCAGAGTCACAACTAGCCAAAATAGAGCAATAGGGCTACCAATAAGTGCGAATTGAGCAAGCGACTCCTTAGGTAAAATCTGGATAAACAGAACTGGATTTGAAGATTTGATCCGACTAAAGGTAGCAGTTTCACTTAGTTTAACGCTCAACTCTCGCTGCATACGCTCCGTAACCGTTTGAGCAAGGTCAACTCGCATTAAGAAAGCCACTTGGTCCCCCTGCTCAATAATCTCGACTGAACTGCTGTTTTTACGCAACTCTATCTGTTGCCAAATCTCAGGGTAGGAATCTTCAAAGCGCGAACCTTGCAAATCCAGTGATTCTGCCCATAAGGGGTATCCCTCAGGCGCCATGATGAGGGAACCGCTTGTAGCGACTAAAAAGTTTAGCTCCTCTTCATGTGGATCATATTGAGCATAATTTTTAAGTAGAGCGTCAGCATCAAAATTAAACACCCAAACACCACGTCTATTACCCAAGGTATCAAAGGCTGGCGCTGCGATTCGGAGAACGGGTTGATGAGGCACCTGAACCGTGCCATTTTCAATATTTAGATCGATTTCAGAGATATAAAACTCATTTAAGCCCATAGCTCTAGTTTCGTAAAAATAGGGGCGAGCGGATTTATCCTGTAATTGACTAGGCTCTACAGCGAAAACACCAGATTTATCCTTATTGGCACGTATGATCTCTTGACCAGAGCTATCCAACAACCTTGCCTGCAGCAGGAAGGGCTCGTTCTCTACCAAGGAGACAAGATCACTCTCCAATAGAAGATGCAAACTAGCTGAAGGAGCTGTTAGATACTGTTGACTTAAATTTGATCGGGCACGCAAATTCAAATCACCCACAAAACGGAGCATATCTTGTTCAAATTGATGAACATTCGACTCCAGATGAGATGCTGCAAATGCCAATTGCTCTTGGTAACGTGTACGGTCGATGTGCTGAATAACAGGTACCAATGCCATTAACACTAGAGTTGTAATAAGTACTGTAAAGACAGTTGTGCGTATCCACAGAACATTGCTAAAACGCCCCTGCTCGCTGCCTAACAGCTGAGACTGTTTCTCCCCTCGGTGCGCAATACCCATTGCCACTAGATCAACCAATAACCAACAGACAACTGCCAACATGAACAGTCGCGGAAATAGCACCAGATAATTGATCTCGACAAATTTAGCGAACCCCAATAGAACAACAATCAGAAGCGACAGCATAAAACGCCTCGCCTGTTGTGCCGGTGCAACGAAGTAAACTGCAACGGCAGCTGCCGGTAGAAACAGCATCCCCGCCTCTTGATTGGTGTATAACTCGTAGACCGTGACTAACCAGAAAAGGATAAGGAACAGAGTCGCTCTGTATGGGTAAGCTGGATAAAATTTGGAGAGCACAGCGTGACCAATGAAAAGCCCCGCAGCCATTAATGTACCCTCTGGATGGGTGAAACCAAAGTCATCAGAGACCACCCCCCAAACGGGCACTACCAGCACGCCTAAAGCGGCAAAGAGGCCTACAAAGTCTCTTAATTTATAGCTTTCACCCTCAATAACGGCTTTTTCACCCGCTAACATTCGAATAAACACCAGCCCACCGACAAGCGTTGCACTGAGAGACCTCAATCCATACAGCAACTCATCGCCAGTAAAGTTTTGCAGCGTAATGAAGAGAAGTGCGAGCAGACCTAGATAGAGGTAGAAGCGCCTCTGCTGGCTTGGTAGCAAAAACAGAGATAAGAGCATAGCGCCAGGTATCACCGCATAGGGAATGTATCCTACCGTTATTAATCCAAAGGCGAAGAGCGGCAAGATGAGCCAAACCATAAGTTTAAGCAACAGAAACCCTACTTGCGCCCCTTTAAATAGAGAGAACAGTGAAATACTAAGCAGCGACATTATCGTTGGAAAAACAAACCATTGAGCTGTACTCCAACCAATTTCAGAAAGAAGTTGCAAAGTGCGAGTAGCGATTGTCATTAGCATAAAGCCGACAAAGGCAATGCCTGTGTAGCGACGCATTACCGATTCACTATTGGCAATTTCTAACACCGAATTAGCTGGATCTATTTTTTTTAAAAAACGCATAACTCTACTCAATCCATACCCTCTGCTTTATAGCATGAAGGCAAAAACAAAAATTTACTGCCATTGGTTAAGCAATTTTCATGCCAACTAATAACAATAAACTCAGTGAATTACCGATCATAATACTGGGCTAATAGCAGTGGGCTAGCTAAAATGCAGAACCTCAAGGTTTGCCTATACAGAAGCCAAGCAAAAATCATATCAGATATTAAGGAAAGCGCGTTGACTGTAAAGTTCACTACCCCCAAACGACCTGGTGATGTTCGCCGTATTGGCCAAATTCAGGGCGCCGCTACCGGGTGGTTAATAGAACAGCTACGTATGGCACACCAGTCGCCAGTGCTAATCCTCTGTAATGACTCTGAAAGCGCGAGCCGAATTCGCCGCGAAATACGCTTCTTTGCTGGCGACTCACTGCCGGTAATGCTATTTCCAGATTGGGAGACGCTCGCATACGATAGTTTCTCGCCACACCAAGATATCACTTCAGCACGCTTAGAGACCCTTTATCGACTCCAAGGTCTTAAGTCTGGCGTTATTGTTGTACCTGTCTCCACCGCAATGCAACGCATTGCGCCTAAGGAGTTTGTGGGGGGCAACGTCTTCTGGCTTGAGAAGGGTCAACAGTTAGATGCTGACAAGATGCGTAGCCAACTGATTGATGCTGGCTACACTTTGGTGGATACCGTCTACGAGCACGGCGAGTTTGCTATACGCGGGGCGATTATCGACCTATTCCCGACAGGCACCTCGGCGCCACTGCGTATCGATCTGTTTGATGATGAGATAGATACTCTGCGCACCTTTGATCCAGAGTCACAACGCTCGGTCGATCAGATTGAGCGTGTCCGTATTCTGCCCGCACGCGAATACCCGTTTCACTCTGCAGCGATAGACAGCTTTAAAGCGCGCTGGCGTAAACGCTTTGACGTCGATTACGGTGCCTGCCCTATATATCAAGATGTCTCATCAGGATTAGCACCAGCCGGGATCGAGTACTACCTACCGCTATTCTTTGAACAGTGCGCCACCCTCTTCGACTATCTTCCAGAAGAGACCCTTGTAGTGCAGGAGCAAGGGATACATGAGGCAGCAATCCAGTTCTTCAAAAACGTCTACACCCGCTTTAATGACCGCTTGGGCGATATCACCCGCCCTATTCTGACACCTGAAGAGCTATTCCTTAATGCGGATGAGTTGGCCGGTTCACTGAAGTTATGGCCTTCGATACGGCTCAATCCTGAAGCGGAAGATAGTAAAGCGGGACGCGATAATATTGGCGCAGAAGCACCGCCCATACTAAGTACAGCACCGACAGCGGCAGAACCGCTGCGCCCACTGGCAAATCTGATCGATACAATTAAAGTACCGCTTCTTATTTGTGCAGAATCAGCAGGCCGCCGTGAAGCGCTGTTAACTCAACTTAGCGCCATGTCGATCAAGCCGAAACCGGTTGATGGCTGGCATTCGTTTATTGAATCTGGCGAGAAGCTGGCTATCTGTATTGCACCGCTGGAACAGGGTCTTCGCATTCCTGGCGTGATTGAGGTTGTTTCTGAGGTACAGCTGTTTGGCCACCAGGTATTCCAACGCCGTCGTCGCCAACGCGAACAGAGTGATGCTGACCAAGCAGTTCGAAGCCTTTCAGAGCTGACCATCGGCAACCCGGTTGTCCACATAGACCACGGTGTCGGCCGCTACCTTGGGTTACAAACCATTACACTGGGCGGTGCTGAAACTGAGTTCCTGACGCTTGAATATGCCAATGATTCGAAACTCTACGTGCCAGTTTCATCTCTGCACCTGATTAGCCGTTACACAGGCGCGAGCGATGATAGCGCTCCGCTACATCGTTTGGGCACTGAGCAGTGGTCTAAGGCACGCCGTAAAGCCGCTGAGAAGGTACGTGATGCGGCAGCAGAGCTGCTTGATATCTATGCCCGCCGTGCCGCCCGTGAGGGTTACCAGTACAGTGTTGATGACGCACTCTATGATCAATTCTCGCGCGGATTCCCATTTGAGGAGACACCTGATCAAGCGATGGCGATTGACGCAGTTCGTCGAGATATGCAGTCGCCGCAGCCGATGGATCGTCTTGTCTGTGGTGATGTAGGTTTTGGTAAAACTGAAGTGGCGATGCGCGCTGCCTTTATCGCAGCCCAGGGTGGTAAGCAGGTGGCTGTATTGGTACCTACTACCCTTCTTGCCCAGCAGCACTTCGAAAACTTCCGCGATCGATTTGCCGATTGGCCTCTTGAGGTCGATCTCATCTCACGCTTCAAAACCGGTAAGCAGCAGGATGAGATTATTCAGCGTGTTGAGGCAGGTAAGGTCGATATCCTTATCGGTACTCATAAGCTGATTCAGGGCGACATCAAGTTTAAGAACCTTGGTCTACTCATTATCGATGAGGAGCACCGATTTGGTGTGCAACAGAAAGAGCGTCTTAAATCTCTGCGCGCTGAGGTGGATATCCTGACAATGACGGCAACGCCTATCCCACGAACGCTCAATATGGCGATGTCCGGTATGCGTGACCTCTCCATCATTGCAACGCCGCCAGCCAAGCGTCTCTCAGTAAAGACCTTTGTGCGCCAATCTGACCCCGCCATGATTAAAGAGGCGGTACTTCGTGAGCTACTGCGTGGTGGCCAGGTCTACTACCTTCACAACGAAGTTAAGACTATCGAGCAGACTGCACGTGAGTTAGCGGAGCTGATTCCAGAGGCGCGCATCGGTATTGGCCACGGCCAGATGCGCGAGCGTGAACTAGAACAGGTGATGAGCGACTTCTACCATAAGCGCTTTAACGTGCTCATCTCGACCACCATTATCGAGACCGGTATCGACGTTCCGAACGCCAACACAATCATTATTGATCGCGCCGATAAGTTTGGTTTAGCGCAACTACACCAGTTGCGTGGCCGTGTCGGGCGCTCTCACCACCAAGCATACGCATACCTGCTGACACCGCATCCTAAGTCGATCTCTGGGGATGCAGCGAAACGTTTAGAGGCGATAGTTGAAGCAAGCACCCTTGGGGCTGGCTTTACACTGGCTACCCACGATCTGGAGATTCGTGGTGCCGGTGAACTGTTGGGTGAAGAGCAGTCTGGCCAGATGCAGACTATAGGCTTCTCGCTCTACATGGAGATGCTTGAACAGGCAGTAGAGTCGATTAAAGAGGGCAAAACCCCTAACTTGGATCAACCCCTGCGCCACGGCTGTGAAGTGAATATGCAGCTCCCTGCCCTCATACCTGATGACTACCTACCGGATGTGCATAACCGCCTGATTATGTATAAGCGCATCGCCAACGCCAAAGATGACGAAGGCCTACGCGAATTGCAGGTAGAGATGATCGATCGCTTTGGTATTCTGCCACCACAGGTGAATAACCTAGTGCGCCAGACCTCTATCAAACTCAAAGCTGAGAAACTCGATGTGATTAAGCTAGATGCGGGTGCAGGTTCTGGGCGTTTAGAGTTCGCAGAAGATACCTGCGTCGACCCATACACCCTGATCAAACTTGTGCAGAGCCAACCAAAAGTCTATAAATTGGATGGGGCTACGGCTTTCAAGTTTACGATACCGATGGAAAATGCCGAGACCC includes these proteins:
- a CDS encoding class II 3-deoxy-7-phosphoheptulonate synthase, coding for MMTSWSPASWRQLPVKQLPTYPDSDALASVEQQLKAQPPLVFAGEIRSLKSDLARVSRGEAFLLQGGDCAESFSEFSADKIKDTFKLLMQMAVVLAFSGGCPVVKVGRIAGQFAKPRSSDTEVIDGIELPSYRGDNVNSPDFTAEARIPDPQRMLSAYHQSASTLNLLRAFSRGGFADLHQVHKWNQGFVSQSPAHEKYEALAAQIDQALAFMAACGLNSSNTPQLTETTLYTSHESLLLPYEQALTRQDSLTGGWYDCSAHMLWIGDRTRQPDHAHVEFLRGVANPIGIKVGPTTQVEDLKRLLDILNPENEAGRINLIARMGAEKIGDHLPQLARSVKELGANVVWSSDPMHGNTIKASNGYKTRSVDSILSEIKSFFQILGSEGCYAGGVHFEMTGNHVTECVGGAYQITESALADRYITQCDPRLNADQSLELAFLIADTLKQARA
- a CDS encoding AEC family transporter; amino-acid sequence: MDHLELLAQIFAVTAPIFSLVIIGLVLKRLHLLSDEFISGASLLVYKATLPTLLGMAVLKANVPALLESKLFGFYILATLLTTVICWVIAARWIRSDQRAVFIQAAFRGNQGIIALALTLSFYGDQALQMAGLMAGISGVVNNAIAVVVFSVLSTRYRPTPMKVAKEVVLNPMIVGVMIGVVLSLSGLQLPKWLIHSGELFGSMTLPLALLCIGATLSFKAFQTTGVLAVHATLTKLVWVPMLFTAIGWYIGISGMELGVLFLFLAAPTAAASYVMAKISGDDAELAANVIVLTTFASMFTITLGLYILQVLAWI
- a CDS encoding ATP-binding protein; protein product: MRFLKKIDPANSVLEIANSESVMRRYTGIAFVGFMLMTIATRTLQLLSEIGWSTAQWFVFPTIMSLLSISLFSLFKGAQVGFLLLKLMVWLILPLFAFGLITVGYIPYAVIPGAMLLSLFLLPSQQRRFYLYLGLLALLFITLQNFTGDELLYGLRSLSATLVGGLVFIRMLAGEKAVIEGESYKLRDFVGLFAALGVLVVPVWGVVSDDFGFTHPEGTLMAAGLFIGHAVLSKFYPAYPYRATLFLILFWLVTVYELYTNQEAGMLFLPAAAVAVYFVAPAQQARRFMLSLLIVVLLGFAKFVEINYLVLFPRLFMLAVVCWLLVDLVAMGIAHRGEKQSQLLGSEQGRFSNVLWIRTTVFTVLITTLVLMALVPVIQHIDRTRYQEQLAFAASHLESNVHQFEQDMLRFVGDLNLRARSNLSQQYLTAPSASLHLLLESDLVSLVENEPFLLQARLLDSSGQEIIRANKDKSGVFAVEPSQLQDKSARPYFYETRAMGLNEFYISEIDLNIENGTVQVPHQPVLRIAAPAFDTLGNRRGVWVFNFDADALLKNYAQYDPHEEELNFLVATSGSLIMAPEGYPLWAESLDLQGSRFEDSYPEIWQQIELRKNSSSVEIIEQGDQVAFLMRVDLAQTVTERMQRELSVKLSETATFSRIKSSNPVLFIQILPKESLAQFALIGSPIALFWLVVTLLLILLVAFSIASLMARSEELELQSRQLERTVQLAEQSAESKGRFLATMSHEIRTPLNGVLGMLVLAKEECADTQLKSRLNLIESSANALRNIVDDILDISRLEQGGIMLEKRSFSPKSMLEEVSALFKPVAQQKGVELEIQSQLATSNLLGDNHRIKQILSNLVGNAIKFTEQGRVTIRSELVDAEGANPRWRIAVEDTGIGMSADQIKTLFERFTQADDSISRRFGGSGLGLSISKQLAELMQGAIAVTSEEGKGSCFTLEIPVELAAADQLQTEVEALNPFEKVKVVAGKRLLVVDDSPTNRMVAQGLLNKMGMQVTTADGGQATILAIKESLPDLILLDIHMPEMDGLAVAKAIRAGVAGDEAKALPIIALTAAAFESDRENALNAGMNGFLSKPINPAELAAELLDKLAD
- the mfd gene encoding transcription-repair coupling factor is translated as MTVKFTTPKRPGDVRRIGQIQGAATGWLIEQLRMAHQSPVLILCNDSESASRIRREIRFFAGDSLPVMLFPDWETLAYDSFSPHQDITSARLETLYRLQGLKSGVIVVPVSTAMQRIAPKEFVGGNVFWLEKGQQLDADKMRSQLIDAGYTLVDTVYEHGEFAIRGAIIDLFPTGTSAPLRIDLFDDEIDTLRTFDPESQRSVDQIERVRILPAREYPFHSAAIDSFKARWRKRFDVDYGACPIYQDVSSGLAPAGIEYYLPLFFEQCATLFDYLPEETLVVQEQGIHEAAIQFFKNVYTRFNDRLGDITRPILTPEELFLNADELAGSLKLWPSIRLNPEAEDSKAGRDNIGAEAPPILSTAPTAAEPLRPLANLIDTIKVPLLICAESAGRREALLTQLSAMSIKPKPVDGWHSFIESGEKLAICIAPLEQGLRIPGVIEVVSEVQLFGHQVFQRRRRQREQSDADQAVRSLSELTIGNPVVHIDHGVGRYLGLQTITLGGAETEFLTLEYANDSKLYVPVSSLHLISRYTGASDDSAPLHRLGTEQWSKARRKAAEKVRDAAAELLDIYARRAAREGYQYSVDDALYDQFSRGFPFEETPDQAMAIDAVRRDMQSPQPMDRLVCGDVGFGKTEVAMRAAFIAAQGGKQVAVLVPTTLLAQQHFENFRDRFADWPLEVDLISRFKTGKQQDEIIQRVEAGKVDILIGTHKLIQGDIKFKNLGLLIIDEEHRFGVQQKERLKSLRAEVDILTMTATPIPRTLNMAMSGMRDLSIIATPPAKRLSVKTFVRQSDPAMIKEAVLRELLRGGQVYYLHNEVKTIEQTARELAELIPEARIGIGHGQMRERELEQVMSDFYHKRFNVLISTTIIETGIDVPNANTIIIDRADKFGLAQLHQLRGRVGRSHHQAYAYLLTPHPKSISGDAAKRLEAIVEASTLGAGFTLATHDLEIRGAGELLGEEQSGQMQTIGFSLYMEMLEQAVESIKEGKTPNLDQPLRHGCEVNMQLPALIPDDYLPDVHNRLIMYKRIANAKDDEGLRELQVEMIDRFGILPPQVNNLVRQTSIKLKAEKLDVIKLDAGAGSGRLEFAEDTCVDPYTLIKLVQSQPKVYKLDGATAFKFTIPMENAETRFQTIEALLDTLSNPT